The following coding sequences are from one Streptomyces venezuelae window:
- a CDS encoding MFS transporter, translating to MSPQRDPRRWAVLAILSGSLLLIAMDTTILNVAFPSLVADLRPSSVQQLWIIDVYALVLSGLLVTAGALGDRWGRKRLLLIGFGVFAAASLLAVFATAAWQVIAARALLGAGGATIMPATLSILRNVFTDARERALAYAVWSAVFGGGMALGPVVGGLLVEHDGWQSAFLVNIPVALVIIALGLWILPESRQPREGRWDWWGVAQSVVGMLALAGGIKQLGKGGPADPAAWALLAVAAVTLTVFVRRQLRLPHPLLRVRLFASRPFAIAAASIFLGMIALGSALFLITQWFQYGEGYSPLEAGVRLLPAPLGLVLTSLVTPALMHRLPIRHVMGGGLLLMTAGLSLPWLLQLSGPLGYGGVAVALGVLGCGVGIATTAASVTLMAATPAEDVSGAAAVEETCYELGAAMGVAVLGSIATALYRVNLPDLGLAADTAASVSDSIGEAARVASDLTGPAGAELLSRAADAFTSGMTPTFLMAAALPLAAAALTWAKIPKDLRPTEDAH from the coding sequence ATGTCCCCGCAGCGTGATCCACGGCGCTGGGCCGTCCTCGCGATCCTCTCCGGCAGTCTCCTGCTGATCGCCATGGACACCACGATCCTGAACGTCGCCTTCCCCTCCCTCGTCGCCGATCTGCGGCCCAGCTCCGTGCAGCAGCTGTGGATCATCGACGTCTACGCCCTCGTGCTCTCCGGTCTCCTGGTGACCGCGGGCGCGCTCGGCGACCGGTGGGGCCGCAAGCGGCTGCTGCTGATCGGCTTCGGCGTCTTCGCCGCCGCCTCGCTGCTCGCCGTCTTCGCGACCGCCGCGTGGCAGGTCATCGCCGCCCGCGCGCTGCTCGGCGCCGGCGGCGCGACGATCATGCCCGCCACCCTGTCGATCCTGCGGAACGTCTTCACCGACGCCCGCGAACGCGCCCTCGCCTACGCGGTGTGGTCGGCCGTCTTCGGCGGCGGCATGGCGCTCGGCCCGGTCGTCGGCGGTCTCCTCGTCGAGCACGACGGCTGGCAGTCGGCGTTCCTGGTCAACATCCCCGTCGCGCTGGTGATCATCGCGCTCGGCCTGTGGATCCTGCCCGAGTCCCGGCAGCCCCGCGAGGGCCGCTGGGACTGGTGGGGCGTCGCCCAGTCCGTCGTCGGCATGCTCGCCCTCGCGGGCGGCATCAAGCAACTCGGCAAGGGCGGCCCCGCCGACCCCGCCGCCTGGGCGCTCCTCGCCGTCGCCGCGGTGACCCTCACGGTCTTCGTACGCCGCCAGCTGCGCCTTCCCCACCCGCTGCTGCGGGTGCGGCTCTTCGCGTCCCGGCCTTTCGCCATCGCCGCCGCCTCGATCTTCCTCGGCATGATCGCGCTCGGCTCGGCGCTGTTCCTCATCACCCAGTGGTTCCAGTACGGGGAGGGCTACAGCCCTCTGGAAGCAGGCGTCCGGCTGCTGCCCGCGCCGCTCGGCCTGGTCCTGACCTCGCTGGTCACCCCGGCGCTGATGCACCGTCTGCCGATCCGTCACGTCATGGGCGGCGGGCTGCTCCTGATGACGGCGGGACTCTCCCTGCCGTGGCTGCTCCAGCTGTCGGGGCCGCTCGGCTACGGCGGCGTCGCCGTGGCGCTCGGTGTGCTCGGCTGCGGCGTCGGCATCGCGACGACCGCCGCTTCCGTGACGCTCATGGCCGCCACCCCGGCCGAGGACGTCAGCGGCGCGGCGGCGGTCGAGGAGACCTGTTACGAGCTGGGCGCCGCGATGGGCGTGGCCGTGCTCGGCAGCATCGCCACCGCCCTGTACCGCGTGAACCTGCCCGACCTGGGTCTCGCGGCGGACACCGCGGCGTCCGTGAGCGACTCGATCGGCGAGGCCGCCCGCGTCGCGTCCGACCTCACGGGCCCGGCCGGTGCCGAGCTCCTGTCACGGGCCGCCGACGCGTTCACCTCCGGGATGACCCCTACGTTCCTGATGGCGGCCGCGCTGCCGCTGGCCGCCGCGGCGCTCACCTGGGCGAAGATCCCGAAGGACCTGCGCCCGACGGAGGACGCACACTGA
- a CDS encoding FG-GAP and VCBS repeat-containing protein codes for MSPAHRRVLRTMPLIAASLLVGSGLAALTLGQGSARADSAVRATDDFDGDGFADLVVGAPGGTVSGRANAGYVVVTYGSEDGLDPARKKVISRATSGVPGPATAKQEFGRTFTKGDLDHDGYTDLVIGTEGRGSGSGAVVLWGSASGLTGGTAIATYGFAPQAGDFDGDGTTDLALFGRVGSHGDDPVAQGARLWKGPIARTGTPAATLDFMDPSEWWSYEGDERPDPSCRARPEVCVDGPLSVKGPVVPKGVGDVNGDGRADIVMNDYSGDGEWGNSVLYGGATGFKRGDAPGAGDALGVGDVNGDHYDDVVAGASDEDGKVTVSYGSADGLKGDVQKFDQDLPGVPGAEESGDAFGGSLAVGDVTGDGYADIALGVPGEDVRDVTDAGAVVLVHGGAAGVTGTGAQAFHQDTAGVPGVAEKNDLFGAAVSLLDVTGDGHGDLAASSVEENARAGALWSLRGTATGATATGSVAFGPKDVDAPNTAALFGSALR; via the coding sequence ATGTCGCCCGCACACCGCAGAGTCCTTCGCACCATGCCCCTGATCGCCGCGTCGCTGTTGGTGGGCAGCGGCCTTGCGGCCCTGACGCTGGGGCAGGGCAGTGCCCGCGCGGACTCCGCGGTGCGGGCGACGGACGACTTCGACGGCGACGGGTTCGCGGACCTGGTCGTCGGCGCGCCCGGCGGCACCGTCTCCGGCCGGGCGAACGCCGGGTACGTGGTGGTGACGTACGGCTCCGAGGACGGCCTCGACCCGGCCCGCAAGAAGGTCATCAGCCGTGCCACGAGCGGCGTGCCCGGACCGGCCACGGCGAAGCAGGAGTTCGGGCGGACGTTCACCAAGGGCGACCTGGACCACGACGGATACACCGACCTGGTCATCGGCACCGAGGGCCGGGGCTCGGGGTCGGGCGCGGTGGTTCTGTGGGGCTCCGCGTCCGGCCTGACCGGCGGCACCGCGATCGCCACGTACGGATTCGCGCCGCAGGCCGGGGACTTCGACGGCGACGGCACCACCGACCTCGCGCTGTTCGGCAGGGTCGGCTCGCACGGCGACGACCCGGTCGCCCAGGGCGCCCGCCTCTGGAAGGGCCCGATCGCGCGCACCGGCACGCCGGCCGCGACCCTCGACTTCATGGACCCGTCGGAGTGGTGGAGCTACGAGGGCGACGAGCGGCCCGACCCCTCCTGCCGCGCGAGGCCCGAGGTCTGCGTCGACGGTCCGCTGTCCGTGAAGGGCCCGGTGGTGCCCAAGGGGGTCGGCGACGTCAACGGCGACGGCCGCGCCGACATCGTCATGAACGACTACTCCGGCGACGGCGAGTGGGGCAACAGCGTCCTGTACGGCGGCGCGACCGGGTTCAAGCGGGGTGACGCGCCGGGCGCCGGCGACGCCCTGGGCGTCGGCGACGTCAACGGCGACCACTACGACGACGTGGTCGCGGGCGCCAGCGACGAGGACGGCAAGGTGACGGTCTCCTACGGCTCGGCGGACGGCCTCAAGGGCGACGTGCAGAAGTTCGACCAGGACCTGCCGGGCGTGCCGGGCGCGGAGGAGAGCGGGGACGCGTTCGGCGGTTCGCTCGCGGTCGGCGACGTGACGGGTGACGGCTACGCCGACATCGCGCTCGGCGTGCCCGGTGAGGACGTCCGGGACGTCACGGACGCGGGCGCCGTCGTCCTGGTGCACGGCGGCGCGGCCGGCGTGACGGGCACGGGCGCCCAGGCCTTCCACCAGGACACGGCGGGTGTCCCCGGCGTCGCCGAGAAGAACGACCTGTTCGGCGCGGCCGTGTCACTGCTCGACGTCACGGGCGACGGACACGGCGACCTCGCGGCGTCGTCCGTCGAGGAGAACGCCCGCGCGGGCGCCCTGTGGTCGCTGCGCGGCACCGCCACGGGCGCGACCGCGACGGGCTCGGTGGCGTTCGGACCGAAGGACGTCGACGCGCCGAACACGGCGGCGCTCTTCGGCAGCGCGCTGCGGTAG
- a CDS encoding alpha-hydroxy-acid oxidizing protein, whose amino-acid sequence MHPTPRPFKDYQDEIYLDGLRGVVPEYPMTYAGWEARAHAAMPPSVVSYVAGGAGDERTQDANVTAFERWGLIPRMLVGAAERDLSVDLFGMTLPSPLFMAPIGVLGICTQDGHGDVATARAAARTGVPMIASTLSADPMEEVAAEFGGTPGFFQLYTPTDRALAESLVRRAEKSGFKGIVVTLDTWITGWRPRDLVTSNFPQLRGHCLANYTSDPVFRAQLPADPEHDMQSAVLKWVQVFGNPLTWDDLPWLRSLTSLPLIVKGLCHPEDVRRARDGGVDGIYCSNHGGRQANGGLPALDVLPAVVEAAEGLPVLFDSGVRSGADIVKAVALGATAVGVGRPYAYGLGMGGAAGVTHVLRSLLAEADLLMAVDGYPTLADLTREALQRVQ is encoded by the coding sequence ATGCACCCGACGCCCCGCCCCTTCAAGGACTACCAGGACGAGATCTACCTCGACGGTCTGCGCGGCGTCGTCCCGGAGTACCCGATGACGTACGCGGGGTGGGAGGCGCGGGCCCATGCCGCGATGCCGCCCTCGGTCGTCTCGTACGTCGCGGGCGGTGCGGGCGACGAGCGCACGCAGGACGCCAACGTCACGGCGTTCGAGCGGTGGGGGCTCATCCCGCGCATGCTCGTGGGGGCCGCGGAGCGCGACCTGTCCGTCGACCTGTTCGGCATGACGCTGCCCTCGCCGCTGTTCATGGCGCCCATCGGTGTCCTGGGCATCTGTACGCAGGACGGACACGGTGATGTGGCGACCGCGCGGGCGGCCGCGCGGACCGGGGTCCCGATGATCGCCTCCACCCTGTCCGCCGACCCGATGGAGGAGGTCGCCGCCGAGTTCGGCGGGACGCCCGGCTTCTTCCAGCTGTACACGCCGACCGACCGCGCGCTCGCCGAGAGTCTGGTGCGCCGGGCGGAGAAGTCCGGGTTCAAGGGCATCGTCGTGACCCTGGACACCTGGATCACCGGCTGGCGCCCGCGCGACCTGGTCACCTCCAACTTCCCCCAGCTGCGCGGCCACTGCCTGGCCAACTACACGAGCGACCCGGTGTTCCGCGCGCAGTTGCCCGCCGACCCCGAGCACGACATGCAGTCCGCGGTGCTCAAGTGGGTGCAGGTCTTCGGCAATCCGCTGACGTGGGACGACCTGCCGTGGCTGCGCTCGCTGACCTCGCTGCCCCTGATCGTGAAGGGGCTCTGCCACCCCGAGGACGTGCGCCGGGCCAGGGACGGCGGCGTGGACGGCATCTACTGCTCCAACCACGGCGGCCGCCAGGCCAACGGCGGACTCCCCGCGCTCGACGTACTGCCCGCGGTCGTCGAGGCCGCCGAGGGGCTGCCCGTCCTCTTCGACTCGGGGGTGCGCAGCGGCGCGGACATCGTCAAGGCCGTGGCGCTCGGCGCCACCGCGGTGGGCGTGGGCCGCCCGTACGCGTACGGGCTCGGCATGGGCGGGGCCGCCGGTGTCACGCACGTACTGCGCTCGCTCCTCGCCGAGGCCGACCTCCTGATGGCGGTCGACGGCTATCCGACGCTCGCGGACCTCACGCGGGAGGCGCTCCAGCGCGTGCAGTGA
- a CDS encoding helix-turn-helix transcriptional regulator, which translates to MRGTTVLPGEGNNGEPGEDGMPMHRLQVPMPNALPFAIGTFDSIGPMSRAPFPHRHTFHEIVHVTGGTGLHVVDLGRFPLRPPNLCFIAPGQVHHWEDVTGLEGRVILFTDDFLVDHPADRHVLRTLSRRSWLDLSGEAAEETARLVAELDGEYRSGATGFHSVLRALLHVLVVRAARLPAPRSPVEAPTPPPLPDGPPHSRPGSVAADFVTLMGTPEGALQSVRSCADHLGVSVSYLSEVVKAETGRTPGELIRQTRVHEAKRLLLRTELTVRQVAGRVGFKDPAYFCRFFRRETGASPGDFRRGGGDIHHDHRLESIAGPASPA; encoded by the coding sequence ATGCGCGGCACAACGGTCTTACCCGGCGAGGGGAACAACGGAGAGCCGGGCGAGGACGGCATGCCCATGCACCGGCTGCAGGTGCCGATGCCCAACGCGCTGCCCTTCGCCATCGGCACGTTCGACAGCATCGGCCCCATGTCGCGCGCCCCGTTCCCGCACCGGCACACCTTCCACGAGATCGTCCACGTCACCGGCGGCACCGGCCTGCACGTCGTCGACCTGGGCCGGTTCCCGCTGCGGCCGCCGAACCTGTGCTTCATCGCCCCCGGCCAGGTCCATCACTGGGAGGACGTGACCGGCCTGGAGGGCCGGGTCATCCTCTTCACCGACGACTTCCTCGTGGACCACCCGGCCGACCGGCACGTCCTGCGCACCCTCTCCCGCCGCTCCTGGCTCGACCTGTCCGGGGAGGCGGCGGAGGAGACCGCACGCCTGGTCGCCGAGCTCGATGGCGAGTACCGCTCGGGGGCCACCGGGTTCCACAGCGTCCTGCGGGCGCTGCTGCACGTCCTGGTGGTGCGGGCGGCACGGCTCCCCGCGCCCCGGTCGCCGGTCGAGGCACCCACCCCACCGCCCCTGCCCGATGGCCCGCCCCACTCACGTCCCGGCTCGGTGGCCGCGGACTTCGTGACGCTCATGGGCACCCCGGAGGGGGCCCTGCAGTCGGTGCGGTCCTGCGCGGACCACCTGGGCGTCTCGGTGAGCTACCTCAGCGAGGTGGTGAAGGCGGAGACCGGCAGGACACCCGGCGAGCTGATCCGGCAGACCCGGGTCCACGAGGCCAAACGGCTGCTGCTGCGCACGGAGTTGACGGTACGCCAGGTCGCCGGACGGGTCGGCTTCAAGGACCCTGCGTACTTCTGCCGCTTCTTCCGCCGCGAGACCGGCGCGAGCCCCGGGGACTTCCGGCGCGGCGGTGGAGATATTCACCACGACCACCGGCTCGAGTCCATCGCCGGACCTGCCTCCCCCGCATAA
- a CDS encoding TetR family transcriptional regulator, producing MSSTQGRRTRKVQESRAAMANAAVDLALTHGLDQVTVETISDRADVSRRTFSRYFTGKEDAVVDALRVDYARINAALAARPAGENPLTAYHRALRNWLDDEPTAWHRLPRSADLLRLLHEEPSLLPAYLRVQDEAKAASVSIVAERLGLDAERDLRPALAVSLAVGAFGTAVRFWIAPGENGTLPHLIDAAFAALADEPAPTTTTTT from the coding sequence ATGAGCAGCACACAGGGCCGCCGGACCCGCAAGGTCCAGGAGAGCCGGGCCGCCATGGCGAACGCCGCCGTGGACCTGGCCCTGACCCACGGCCTCGACCAGGTCACCGTCGAGACGATCAGCGACCGCGCCGACGTCTCCCGCCGCACCTTCTCCCGGTACTTCACGGGAAAGGAGGACGCCGTGGTCGACGCGCTCCGCGTCGACTACGCGCGCATCAACGCGGCGCTCGCCGCCCGCCCCGCGGGGGAGAACCCCCTCACGGCCTACCACCGGGCACTCCGGAACTGGCTGGACGACGAACCGACCGCCTGGCACCGCCTGCCCCGCTCCGCCGACCTGCTCCGGCTGCTCCACGAGGAGCCGTCGCTGCTGCCCGCCTACCTGCGGGTGCAGGACGAGGCGAAGGCCGCGTCGGTCTCGATCGTCGCCGAGCGGCTGGGACTCGACGCCGAGCGCGACCTGCGCCCGGCGCTGGCCGTCTCGCTGGCGGTCGGCGCGTTCGGCACCGCCGTGCGGTTCTGGATCGCCCCCGGCGAGAACGGCACCCTTCCGCACCTCATCGACGCGGCGTTCGCGGCCCTGGCCGACGAACCCGCACCCACCACCACGACCACCACGTGA
- a CDS encoding ATP-binding protein, translating into MRAHQRARRPTERVEYALPQEPASAGRARRLASAFLAGSRRRKTEVDAERMDDAALIVSELVSNALRHGRGGCRLRVEVSGARVTVAVTDAGREHPRFQKHGMDNPEKESGRGLAMVRLLTHRLEVVGAQRGGKTVRAVLA; encoded by the coding sequence ATGCGTGCGCACCAGCGCGCCCGTCGGCCCACGGAACGGGTGGAGTACGCGCTGCCGCAGGAGCCCGCGTCGGCGGGCCGGGCGCGGCGCCTGGCCTCGGCGTTCCTCGCCGGGTCCCGGCGCCGCAAGACCGAGGTGGACGCGGAACGGATGGACGACGCCGCACTGATCGTCTCCGAGCTCGTGTCCAACGCGCTGCGGCACGGACGCGGCGGCTGCAGGCTGCGCGTCGAGGTGTCCGGCGCGCGGGTGACCGTCGCGGTCACCGACGCCGGTCGCGAGCATCCGCGGTTCCAGAAACACGGCATGGACAACCCGGAGAAGGAGAGCGGGCGCGGCCTGGCGATGGTCAGGCTGCTGACCCACCGGCTGGAAGTCGTCGGTGCGCAGCGCGGGGGGAAGACGGTGCGGGCGGTGCTGGCCTGA
- a CDS encoding NAD(P)-dependent alcohol dehydrogenase — MQALQYRAVGAAPEVVTVPRPEPGPGQVLLKVTAAGVCHSDIAVMSRPAEALGFPLPLTLGHEGAGTVAALGDGVTGLAPGDSVAVYGPWGCGTCLMCAQGKENYCTRAADLGIRPPGLGAPGAIAEYMIVDDPRHLVPLDGLDPVTAVPLTDAGLTPYHAVKTSLPKLTPGSTAVVIGTGGLGHVAIQLLRALTPARVIALDVTEEKLTLAREVGAHETVLSDAAAAGRVRELTGGLGAQAVFDFVGAPPTAATAAACAAVEADVTLVGIGGGTASVGFGATPFDAAFRAPYWGSRPELIEVLDLARSGVLDVHVETYALEDAPKAYELLHAGRVHGRAVILPGG; from the coding sequence ATGCAGGCCCTCCAGTACCGCGCCGTCGGCGCCGCCCCCGAGGTGGTCACCGTCCCGCGCCCGGAGCCCGGCCCGGGCCAGGTGCTCCTGAAGGTCACCGCCGCCGGCGTCTGCCACTCCGACATCGCCGTGATGAGCCGCCCCGCCGAAGCCCTGGGCTTCCCGCTGCCGCTCACCCTCGGCCATGAGGGCGCGGGGACCGTCGCCGCGCTCGGCGACGGCGTGACCGGGCTCGCGCCCGGGGACTCCGTGGCCGTCTACGGGCCCTGGGGCTGCGGCACCTGTCTCATGTGCGCGCAGGGCAAGGAGAACTACTGCACCCGCGCCGCCGACCTCGGCATCCGCCCGCCGGGGCTCGGGGCGCCCGGCGCCATCGCCGAGTACATGATCGTGGACGACCCGCGCCACCTGGTGCCGCTGGACGGGCTCGACCCCGTGACGGCGGTGCCGCTCACCGACGCCGGCCTCACCCCGTACCACGCGGTCAAGACGTCGCTGCCCAAGCTGACGCCCGGCAGCACCGCCGTCGTCATCGGCACCGGCGGCCTCGGGCACGTCGCCATCCAGCTGCTGCGCGCGCTGACCCCGGCACGGGTGATCGCCCTCGACGTCACCGAGGAGAAGCTGACGCTGGCCCGCGAGGTCGGCGCCCACGAAACGGTCCTGTCCGACGCGGCGGCAGCGGGCCGGGTCCGCGAACTCACCGGCGGCCTGGGTGCCCAGGCGGTGTTCGACTTCGTCGGGGCGCCGCCCACCGCGGCGACGGCCGCCGCGTGCGCCGCCGTGGAGGCGGACGTCACCCTCGTCGGCATCGGCGGCGGCACCGCGTCCGTCGGCTTCGGCGCGACCCCCTTCGACGCCGCCTTCCGCGCCCCCTACTGGGGCAGCAGGCCGGAGCTGATCGAGGTCCTGGACCTGGCGAGGTCCGGCGTGCTCGACGTCCACGTGGAGACGTACGCGCTGGAGGACGCCCCGAAGGCGTACGAACTCCTCCACGCGGGCCGGGTGCACGGCCGGGCGGTCATCCTGCCGGGCGGCTAG
- a CDS encoding SDR family NAD(P)-dependent oxidoreductase, translated as MSTSTTTHSTTPGTATAPDFAGKTALVTGAASGIGLAVARRLAAAGAAVVVADFNEQGAHDVARSLTGGGARAAAVRVDVTDPESVRHAVDFTVETFGGLHLAVNNAGIAGATAPTGEYGVEDWQRVIDTNLNGVFYSLRYELPHLVAAGGGAVVNMSSILGTNGFAGSAAYSAAKHAVVGLTKTAAVEYAARGVRVNAVAPGFIDTPLLQGDEDQRNRLVALHPQGRLGTAEEVADLTLFLLSDHASFINGSYHLVDGGYAAR; from the coding sequence ATGAGCACGAGCACCACCACGCACAGCACGACGCCCGGCACCGCCACCGCCCCGGATTTCGCCGGGAAGACCGCCCTCGTCACCGGCGCCGCGTCCGGCATCGGCCTGGCGGTCGCCCGCCGCCTCGCCGCGGCCGGAGCGGCCGTCGTCGTCGCCGACTTCAACGAACAGGGCGCCCACGACGTCGCCCGTTCGCTCACCGGGGGAGGCGCACGGGCCGCCGCCGTGCGCGTCGACGTCACCGACCCCGAATCGGTGCGCCACGCCGTCGACTTCACCGTCGAGACCTTCGGCGGCCTGCACCTCGCCGTCAACAACGCCGGGATCGCCGGCGCCACAGCCCCCACCGGCGAATACGGCGTCGAGGACTGGCAGCGCGTCATCGACACCAACCTCAACGGCGTCTTCTACTCCCTCCGGTACGAGCTGCCGCACCTCGTCGCCGCGGGCGGCGGCGCCGTCGTCAACATGTCGTCGATCCTCGGCACGAACGGCTTCGCGGGTTCCGCCGCGTACTCCGCCGCCAAGCACGCCGTCGTCGGCCTGACCAAGACCGCCGCCGTCGAGTACGCGGCCCGTGGCGTCCGCGTCAACGCCGTCGCACCCGGCTTCATCGACACCCCGCTGCTCCAGGGCGACGAGGACCAGCGCAACCGCCTCGTCGCCCTCCACCCGCAGGGCCGTCTCGGCACCGCCGAGGAGGTCGCCGACCTCACGCTGTTCCTGCTCTCGGACCACGCGTCGTTCATCAACGGCAGCTACCACCTGGTGGACGGCGGCTATGCGGCACGTTGA
- a CDS encoding nucleotidyltransferase domain-containing protein: protein MNSHHSPTAQASRLVAERFPDALGAVLGGSAAQGRAAATSDLDVAVLLPDSDVSRREVIRHEGRPAELFLTTLADVPEFFAWDRNRRRGTVLFVYAEGLPLLDPDGHLARTRGRARAVLADGPPPLTPGERERDRYALTCFMDDLADTAPDQRYEQLAVADLALGKAAHLLTAHHNAWTGVGKWLPRRLLGADPARGKALLDGHRCVAERADPVPLTAAVEDVLHLYGGPLREGYAQRWRS, encoded by the coding sequence ATGAACAGTCACCACAGCCCCACCGCACAGGCCTCGCGGCTCGTCGCCGAGCGCTTTCCCGACGCGCTCGGCGCCGTCCTCGGCGGCTCGGCCGCCCAGGGGCGTGCCGCCGCGACGAGCGACCTCGATGTGGCCGTGCTCCTGCCGGACTCCGACGTCAGCCGCCGCGAAGTGATACGCCACGAAGGGCGTCCCGCCGAGTTGTTCCTCACCACGCTCGCGGATGTGCCGGAGTTCTTCGCGTGGGACCGCAACCGCCGCCGCGGCACGGTCCTGTTCGTCTACGCCGAGGGCCTGCCGCTGCTCGACCCGGACGGCCATCTCGCCCGCACGCGCGGCCGGGCCCGCGCCGTCCTCGCCGACGGGCCGCCGCCCCTCACACCCGGGGAACGGGAACGCGACCGCTACGCCCTCACCTGCTTCATGGACGACCTCGCCGACACCGCCCCGGACCAGCGGTACGAACAGCTCGCCGTCGCCGACCTCGCGCTCGGCAAGGCGGCGCACCTCCTGACCGCCCACCACAACGCCTGGACAGGCGTCGGCAAGTGGCTGCCCCGCAGGCTCCTCGGTGCCGACCCCGCGCGCGGAAAGGCTCTGCTCGACGGGCATCGGTGCGTGGCCGAGCGGGCCGACCCGGTGCCGCTCACCGCCGCCGTCGAAGACGTGCTCCACCTGTACGGCGGGCCCCTGCGGGAGGGATACGCGCAGCGGTGGCGGTCCTGA
- a CDS encoding GNAT family N-acetyltransferase, translating into MTTSPTPPQGLTVRPATLDDAEAVCVLLNEVDLLEIGRADTELALVQADLKHPDVDLERDSWLLFDGDLLVGYALVWDESGGERVNGDHYVLPGRPQGALHLLGLLEARATERAAANGAARAVVHLDLTTKPTLDPADLRARGWRTVRHYKVLERRVGVDADPLPQAPPGVALRPCLSEEDRRRAHVLLQESFTEHFDHQPRTYAQWLDDIDAENVDWSLIWVAHVEGIGDVAAMRTRDNPASSAGWIGNLGVLAEARGRGIGSHLLRHAFGHYAALGRDRIGLGVDTDNSSGALALYERHGMTLDHAVDTWELIRPAA; encoded by the coding sequence ATGACGACGTCTCCCACACCGCCCCAGGGGCTCACCGTGCGCCCGGCGACGCTCGACGACGCCGAGGCCGTGTGCGTGCTGCTCAACGAGGTCGACCTGCTGGAGATAGGCCGCGCCGACACCGAACTGGCTCTTGTCCAGGCCGACTTGAAGCATCCCGACGTGGACCTGGAGCGGGACTCCTGGCTGCTCTTCGACGGTGACCTGCTCGTCGGGTACGCGCTGGTGTGGGACGAATCCGGCGGCGAACGCGTCAACGGCGACCACTACGTCCTTCCCGGCCGCCCGCAGGGTGCACTGCACCTCCTCGGCCTGCTCGAGGCACGTGCCACGGAGCGCGCGGCGGCCAACGGCGCGGCGCGGGCGGTGGTGCATCTGGATCTCACCACCAAGCCCACTCTGGACCCGGCGGACCTGCGGGCGCGGGGCTGGCGGACCGTCCGGCACTACAAGGTGCTGGAGCGACGGGTCGGCGTGGACGCGGATCCGCTGCCGCAGGCACCTCCGGGTGTGGCCCTGCGGCCCTGCCTCAGCGAAGAGGACCGCAGGCGTGCCCACGTGCTGCTCCAGGAGAGCTTCACGGAGCACTTCGACCACCAGCCGCGCACCTACGCGCAGTGGCTCGACGACATCGACGCCGAGAACGTCGACTGGTCCCTCATCTGGGTCGCCCACGTCGAAGGAATCGGCGACGTCGCCGCGATGCGCACCCGCGACAACCCTGCCTCGTCGGCGGGCTGGATAGGCAACCTCGGCGTCCTCGCCGAGGCCCGCGGGCGCGGCATCGGCAGCCATCTCCTGCGTCACGCCTTCGGGCACTACGCCGCGCTGGGCCGCGACCGGATCGGCCTCGGCGTCGACACCGACAACAGCAGCGGCGCGCTCGCCCTGTACGAACGTCACGGCATGACGCTCGACCACGCCGTCGACACCTGGGAGCTGATCCGCCCGGCCGCCTGA